A stretch of the Fusobacterium varium genome encodes the following:
- a CDS encoding arylsulfatase, whose protein sequence is MKKRPNILLITSDQQHFNTIGAFNKEILTPNLDRLVKEGTTFDRAYCPNPTCTPTRASIITGKYPSQHGAWTLGTKLSENENTIGNVLRENGYVSALIGKAHFQPLASTEEFPSLEAYPYLQNLEFWKNYKDKFYGFDHVELARNHTNESHVGQHYAIWLEEKGCKNWRDYYLNPTGHMSEEEYPRLEILVEKEGNILNSKRNWGKWEIPEEYHYNSWIAERCNTMLEQYKNNNENFFLWASFFDPHPEYFVPEPWASMYDPEKLTIDEDTLNDDHKYNPPHFKKTQEKNPDFSEYKETGFGIHGMHSHLQKKEDIKKDLALYYGMVSMMDKYIGKILDKLDELGLADDTIIVFTTDHGHFIGQHGLIRKGPFHYEDLIKIPFIVKYSDIVPENKVSHSLQSLVDLAPTFLSMCGIKIPYDMTGIDQSKAWTNESIKLRNHIICENHHEPTTIHLKTYVDERYKLTVYYNHTYGELFDLKEDPKELNNLWDNIEYKELKSELLLKYIWAELGKEPMWMPRVKQA, encoded by the coding sequence ATGAAAAAAAGACCTAATATTTTGTTGATAACTAGTGATCAGCAACACTTTAATACCATAGGTGCTTTTAATAAGGAAATCCTTACACCTAATCTTGATAGATTGGTTAAAGAAGGAACTACTTTTGACAGAGCTTACTGTCCAAATCCTACCTGTACGCCTACAAGAGCATCTATTATTACTGGGAAATATCCAAGCCAGCATGGAGCTTGGACTTTAGGAACTAAACTATCAGAAAATGAAAATACAATTGGAAATGTACTTAGAGAAAATGGTTATGTGAGTGCTTTAATAGGAAAAGCACATTTTCAACCATTGGCATCTACAGAAGAATTTCCATCTTTGGAAGCTTATCCTTATTTACAGAATCTTGAATTTTGGAAAAATTATAAAGATAAATTTTATGGATTTGATCATGTGGAGCTTGCTAGAAATCATACTAATGAATCCCATGTGGGACAGCATTATGCTATCTGGCTGGAAGAGAAAGGATGTAAGAACTGGAGAGATTACTATTTAAATCCTACTGGTCATATGAGTGAAGAAGAATATCCTAGATTAGAAATTTTAGTAGAAAAAGAAGGAAATATTCTTAACAGCAAAAGAAATTGGGGAAAATGGGAAATTCCTGAGGAATATCATTATAATTCTTGGATAGCTGAAAGATGTAATACTATGCTTGAGCAATACAAAAATAATAATGAAAATTTCTTTCTTTGGGCAAGTTTCTTTGATCCTCATCCAGAATATTTTGTACCTGAACCTTGGGCATCTATGTATGATCCTGAAAAACTAACTATAGATGAGGATACTTTAAATGATGATCATAAATATAATCCCCCTCATTTTAAAAAGACACAGGAAAAAAATCCTGATTTCAGTGAATATAAAGAAACTGGCTTTGGTATTCATGGAATGCATTCGCATCTTCAGAAAAAAGAAGATATTAAAAAAGACCTTGCTTTATACTATGGAATGGTATCAATGATGGATAAATACATAGGAAAAATTCTGGACAAATTAGATGAACTGGGGCTTGCTGATGATACTATAATAGTTTTTACTACTGACCATGGACATTTTATAGGACAGCATGGTCTTATTAGAAAAGGTCCTTTCCATTATGAAGACCTTATTAAGATACCTTTTATTGTAAAATATTCTGATATCGTTCCTGAAAATAAAGTTTCTCACTCTCTTCAATCATTAGTGGATCTTGCTCCTACTTTTTTGAGTATGTGTGGAATAAAAATACCTTATGATATGACTGGAATAGATCAGAGTAAGGCATGGACAAATGAAAGTATAAAACTTAGAAATCATATCATTTGTGAAAACCATCATGAACCTACTACTATACATTTAAAAACTTATGTTGATGAAAGATATAAATTAACTGTATATTATAATCATACATATGGAGAACTCTTTGATTTAAAAGAAGATCCTAAAGAATTAAATAATTTATGGGATAATATAGAATACAAAGAATTAAAAAGTGAACTACTTTTAAAATATATTTGGGCTGAGCTTGGTAAAGAACCAATGTGGATGCCAAGAGTAAAACAGGCATAA
- a CDS encoding solute:sodium symporter, with protein sequence MNLLAVVTFIFFTALVAVISWYLTKNENLDSNSGYFLGGRSLSGVVIAGSLLLTNLSTEQLVGMNGNAFMGGLSVIGYEVTSGITLIFMGLYFLPRYLTSGFTTVPQFLEERYDKGTRNIVAILFLISLGVIFLPVVLYSGGVALNSLFNISAMLGISEQAALILTIWGIGIIGGIYAIFGGLKAVAVSDTINGVGLIAGGLLIPVLGLKTLGDGSFSQGIEKLILNHPEKLNAIGDAAAPVPFSTLFTGIILINTFYWCTNQAIVQRAFGAKSLAEGQKGVIYAGFLKIFAPVILAIPGIIAFHLYGNDIIKGDFAYPILVNRVLPTPLVGFFGAVLFGAILSSFNSALNSASTLFCLDLYKPIINPDIEDKKLVTVGKIFGTILGILAILVAPYIVNAPNGLFEFMKKFMGFFNVPTLVIVFVGFFSRKIPAVAAKVAIFVFMFLYGMMQFVYKVNISFLHVLGILFLLCVIIMVIIGYVAPMKTPYVQSRKNEISLVHWRYANPMSSLIVTTTIYVYILLSHYGLVGLKENIGNRFMLITAVYIISSAVLFILVDKMGTAKVKETVKQII encoded by the coding sequence ATGAATCTATTAGCAGTGGTTACATTTATTTTTTTTACTGCATTAGTAGCAGTAATATCTTGGTATCTTACAAAAAATGAAAACCTTGACTCTAACAGTGGATATTTTTTGGGTGGAAGAAGTTTAAGTGGTGTAGTTATAGCAGGTTCATTATTATTAACTAATCTTTCCACAGAGCAATTAGTAGGAATGAATGGAAATGCTTTTATGGGAGGCTTGTCAGTAATTGGATATGAAGTGACATCTGGTATTACTTTAATATTTATGGGATTATATTTCCTTCCAAGATATCTCACAAGTGGATTTACAACTGTTCCTCAATTTCTTGAAGAAAGATATGACAAAGGAACAAGAAATATAGTGGCAATCCTTTTTCTAATAAGTCTTGGAGTTATTTTTCTTCCTGTTGTATTATATTCTGGAGGAGTTGCCTTAAACTCTCTATTTAACATATCAGCAATGTTAGGAATATCAGAGCAGGCTGCTCTCATTCTTACTATATGGGGAATAGGTATTATTGGAGGAATATATGCTATATTTGGTGGTTTAAAAGCAGTTGCTGTTTCTGATACTATCAATGGTGTTGGGCTTATAGCAGGTGGATTGCTTATTCCCGTTCTAGGGTTAAAAACTTTAGGTGATGGAAGTTTTTCTCAAGGAATTGAAAAATTAATATTAAATCATCCTGAAAAATTAAATGCCATAGGGGATGCTGCTGCACCAGTTCCATTTTCTACTCTCTTTACAGGAATTATATTGATTAATACTTTTTACTGGTGTACAAATCAGGCAATAGTACAAAGAGCTTTTGGAGCTAAAAGTTTAGCTGAAGGACAGAAGGGAGTTATTTATGCTGGATTTTTAAAAATATTTGCACCTGTAATTCTAGCAATCCCAGGAATAATTGCTTTTCATCTATATGGAAATGATATAATTAAAGGTGATTTTGCTTATCCTATACTTGTAAATAGAGTTCTTCCTACCCCTCTAGTAGGATTCTTTGGAGCAGTGCTTTTTGGAGCTATTTTAAGTTCTTTCAACTCTGCTTTAAATTCTGCTTCTACATTATTTTGTTTAGATTTGTACAAACCTATTATTAACCCTGACATAGAAGATAAAAAGCTAGTAACAGTTGGAAAAATATTTGGAACTATTTTGGGGATTCTTGCAATTTTAGTAGCACCATATATAGTAAATGCACCAAATGGACTATTTGAATTTATGAAAAAATTTATGGGATTTTTCAATGTTCCAACTCTTGTAATAGTATTTGTTGGTTTTTTCTCAAGAAAAATACCTGCTGTTGCAGCTAAAGTTGCTATCTTTGTATTCATGTTTCTTTATGGAATGATGCAGTTTGTATATAAAGTTAATATAAGTTTTCTTCATGTATTAGGTATACTGTTTCTCCTTTGTGTAATAATTATGGTTATTATTGGATATGTAGCTCCTATGAAAACTCCATATGTGCAAAGCAGAAAAAATGAAATTTCTCTGGTACATTGGAGATATGCAAATCCTATGAGTTCTCTAATAGTAACAACAACTATATATGTCTATATACTCCTTTCTCACTATGGTTTGGTTGGTCTTAAAGAAAATATTGGAAACAGATTTATGTTAATAACAGCTGTCTATATTATTTCATCTGCTGTACTTTTCATTTTGGTAGATAAAATGGGAACAGCCAAAGTAAAAGAAACAGTAAAGCAAATAATATAA